DNA from Blastocatellia bacterium:
CGGCGAAGCGCGCCTGCATGCGAGCGCCGGCATCACCGCCGTCGGCGCCCGCCCGCCGCTGATCGCTTACAACGTCAACCTCGGCACCAGTGACGTCGAGATCGCCAACCGCATCGCCCGCGCCGTGCGCCATCTGTCGGGCGGCCTGCGCTATGTCAAAGCGCTGGGGTTCGAGCTGAAAGACCGGCAGCAAGCGCAGGTTTCGATGAACATGGTCAACTATGAAGGGACGCCGCTGTTTCGCGCCTTCGAGATGGTCAAGCGCGAGGCCGAGCGCTATGGCGTGCCGGTGATCGGCTCAGAGATTGTCGGCCTGGTGCCGCAGGCGGCGCTCAACGGGTGCAGCGACTTTTACCTGCGGCTGGAAAACTTCAGCGCCGACCAGATACTGGAGAACCGGCTGGCCGCCGCGCTCGAAGACATGCCGCAGGCGGCGCCGCTTTCGACCGCCGCCGGTCTTTCGCAAAACGTTCAGATCATGCCGGTGGTTGCCGGACTTGCCGGGGCCGGGATCGGGGCCGCCGTCGAGCAGGGCTCGCGCAGGTTGCAGGTCGCGGCGCTGAAGCTATCAAACGCCATCGGCGTTTTCCCGGAGATGGTCGCTGCGGCAACGCCGACGCCGGGCGGCGGCAGCGTCGCGGCGCACGGCGGCGTATTGGCTGCGGCGCTCGGCCAGATGGTCTGCAACCTGACGATTGGTAAGCCGAAATACACGGATCGCAAGCTGCGCCTGCAAGCCATCCGCATCGAGCTTGAAGAATTGAGCACCCAGTTGCGCGAGCTGATTGCCGAAGACGCCGACAGCTTTGAGGCGGTGCTGAAGGCCTACCGCTTGCCGAAAGAGACCGACGAGCAGAAGGCGACGCGCGCCGAGCGCATTCAGTCGGCGACGCTGCTGGCGATCAACGTGCCGATGCGAACGGCAGCGCGGTCGCTGCATGTGTTGCGGCTCTTGCGCGAGCTTGCGGACATCGGCAACCCGAACGCGCTGTCAGATACGGCGGTCGGCGCGCAGATGGCGGCTGCCGCCGTCAAAGGCGCGTCTTACAATGTGCAGGTCAATCTCAGCTCGCTTACGGATCAAAAGATGGTGGCGCGCTGCGCCGCCGAAATGGCGCGCTTGCTTCAGGAAGCCCAAACGCTCGCCGACGAAGTGGACGAGAAAGCGAATAGTTAGGGGCTAGGGGCTGGGGACCAGGGACGAGAGAAGAGGAAAGGCAGCACGCGCTCAACTCTAGCCCCTGGCTCCTAGCCCCTGGCCCCTAGTCCCTAGCCTCTAACCTATGCCTTCTCACTATAAAGATATTCAGTTCGCCGTCACCGACCGCGTGGCGCGGATAACGCTGGCGCGCCCGCCGTTAAACGTCATCACCATCGCGATGGCCAAAGAGATTGCCGACGCGGTAAATCGCGCCGACTTGATGGGCGAAGTCTGCGCCATCGTCTTTACGGCGCAGCCCGGCGCGCGCACCTTTTCTGCCGGCGTTTCGATTGAAGAACACCGGCCAGAGACGGTCTATCAGATGCTCGAAGCCTTCCACGACATCTTCCGCGGCTTGAACCTGGCGGCAAAGCCGGTGATGGCGCTGGTCGGCGGCGCGGCGCTGGGCGGCGGCTGCGAGCTGGCGGCCTTTGCCGACATCGTCATCGCGACGCCGTCGGCGCGCTTCGGCCAGCCGGAGATCAAGCTGGGCGTCTTTCCGCCGCTGGCGGCGGTTGTGCTGCCGCGCGTCGTCGGCGACAAGAAGGCGCGCGAGATGCTGCTGACCGGCGAGCTGTTGACCGCCGAACAGGCGCATGCGCTCGGTCTGGTCAGTTATGTTGTCGCCGATAGCGACCTTGAGGCAAAAGCTGAAGAGGTGCTGAACACCTTGCGGCAGTCGAGCGCCGCGGTGCTGGCCATGACACGGCGGGCGTTGCTGGCCGGCGCGTGGGCCGGCTTTGACGAAGCGCTCAAGCGCACCGAAGACATCTATCTCAATTCATTGATGCAGCTCAAAGACGCGGTCGAGGGCATCGACGCCTTCATGGCCAAGCGCCCGCCGCGCTGGAAACACAAATAGGAAGGTGACAAGTGACAAGTGACGAGTGACAAGAGGTGACAAGAGATGAGGCCACGGCTCACCCCAGATGTTTCTTTCTTGTCACTTGTCACTCATCACTTGTCACTCTCTACTTATGCCGATTCCATTACCGCTTGAGATCACGAAGACCGGGGCGCGGCAATTGACCGTGCGCTGGGACGATGGCCATACGAGCGTCTACCCGATCAAGCACCTGCGCGCCGAATGCACCTGCGCCATGTGCGTCAACGAGTTGACCGGCGCGCGGCAGATAGACCCGGCGACGATTGCCGAAGACCTCACCGTCATTGATGCGCAGCATGTCGGGCGTTACGGCGTGCGCTTTAAGTTCAGCGACCAGCACGACGACGGCATCTACACCTGGGAACGGCTGCGCGCCATCTGCCAATGCGAGCCGTGCCGCGCTCGTCAGGCTGACGAATAACAAGGGCTATAGCCGTGGCTATAGCGGTGAGTGCAAACCGTCTTTTCTTGGCAAGCGTAATCAGCAAGGGCGGGCCGGCACAGGCTCCGCCGCCGACTTTATCTTGAGCGAAAGGAAATCCATGAACCTGCGACTCATTGCCCTCTTGCTTATGGGAATGCTGTTATGGCCGGTGGCCGGCCTCGCCAGCGACGTGAAGAAGAAACAGGATGTCGTCGCGTCCATCGAAAAGCATCGCGCCGAGCTGACCGCTTTAAGCGACAAGATATGGGGCTACGCCGAGACCCCCTTGCGCGAAACGCGCTCGTCGAAGACGCTCGCCGATTACGCCGAGCAGCAGGGCTTCGAGGTCAAGCGCGGCGTCGCCGGGATGCCAACGGCTTTCATCGCCAGCTACGGGCAGGGACGGCCCATCATCGGCATCCTCGGCGAATTCGACGCGCTGCCGGGCATCTCGCAGAAGGCGCAGCCGGTCAAAGAGGCGCTCGAAGCCGGCGCCGCCGGTCATGGCTGTGGCCACAA
Protein-coding regions in this window:
- the ftcD gene encoding glutamate formimidoyltransferase; translated protein: MAASEVTALRKIVECIPNFSEGRDAQVIDEIVAAIQSVAGAVLLDRESDADHNRSVITFVAPPEAVVEAALAAARRAAELIDLNRHTGEHPRMGATDVIPFVPISGVTMEDCVALARECGKRMWQELQIPVYLYEKAATRPERENLANLRKGQFEGIRDEIASKPARQPDYGEARLHASAGITAVGARPPLIAYNVNLGTSDVEIANRIARAVRHLSGGLRYVKALGFELKDRQQAQVSMNMVNYEGTPLFRAFEMVKREAERYGVPVIGSEIVGLVPQAALNGCSDFYLRLENFSADQILENRLAAALEDMPQAAPLSTAAGLSQNVQIMPVVAGLAGAGIGAAVEQGSRRLQVAALKLSNAIGVFPEMVAAATPTPGGGSVAAHGGVLAAALGQMVCNLTIGKPKYTDRKLRLQAIRIELEELSTQLRELIAEDADSFEAVLKAYRLPKETDEQKATRAERIQSATLLAINVPMRTAARSLHVLRLLRELADIGNPNALSDTAVGAQMAAAAVKGASYNVQVNLSSLTDQKMVARCAAEMARLLQEAQTLADEVDEKANS
- a CDS encoding enoyl-CoA hydratase-related protein codes for the protein MPSHYKDIQFAVTDRVARITLARPPLNVITIAMAKEIADAVNRADLMGEVCAIVFTAQPGARTFSAGVSIEEHRPETVYQMLEAFHDIFRGLNLAAKPVMALVGGAALGGGCELAAFADIVIATPSARFGQPEIKLGVFPPLAAVVLPRVVGDKKAREMLLTGELLTAEQAHALGLVSYVVADSDLEAKAEEVLNTLRQSSAAVLAMTRRALLAGAWAGFDEALKRTEDIYLNSLMQLKDAVEGIDAFMAKRPPRWKHK
- a CDS encoding DUF971 domain-containing protein, giving the protein MPIPLPLEITKTGARQLTVRWDDGHTSVYPIKHLRAECTCAMCVNELTGARQIDPATIAEDLTVIDAQHVGRYGVRFKFSDQHDDGIYTWERLRAICQCEPCRARQADE